One window of Nitrospirota bacterium genomic DNA carries:
- a CDS encoding chemotaxis protein CheC, producing the protein MEIHEDQILTGEEGEILQEIMNIAFGKSAADLADVIDTHVVLSIPFIKIMQVTELPVYIRDHVKDYKKISIVEQNFWGRFKGDALLIFSSGSGKELIAMLQHGQVEMSSFESDPIDILERETLMEVGNILIGACVGKLAELLKDVVTYTPPMVVVERYYTDALSGKQFDADKTAIVLKTDFSFTEGNVSGFLFLVTSNDSIKWLKDALRIFIEQYE; encoded by the coding sequence ATGGAAATACACGAAGATCAGATTCTGACGGGCGAGGAAGGAGAAATCCTTCAGGAGATAATGAATATCGCTTTTGGTAAATCCGCGGCAGACCTCGCGGATGTAATAGATACCCATGTTGTGCTCAGCATTCCTTTTATAAAAATCATGCAGGTGACAGAGCTTCCCGTGTATATCAGGGACCACGTCAAAGACTATAAAAAAATCAGCATCGTGGAACAGAATTTTTGGGGCCGGTTCAAAGGAGACGCGCTTCTGATTTTTTCATCAGGTTCGGGCAAGGAGTTGATAGCCATGCTGCAGCACGGGCAGGTGGAAATGAGCAGTTTTGAATCAGACCCTATTGATATCCTGGAAAGAGAGACCCTGATGGAAGTCGGCAACATACTTATAGGCGCTTGCGTGGGTAAGCTTGCCGAATTGCTCAAAGACGTTGTAACTTACACGCCGCCGATGGTTGTCGTTGAGAGATATTATACCGATGCGCTTTCCGGGAAACAGTTTGACGCCGACAAGACAGCTATTGTCTTAAAGACGGATTTCAGTTTTACGGAAGGGAACGTAAGCGGTTTTTTATTCCTGGTAACAAGCAACGATTCTATAAAATGGCTGAAAGACGCTTTACGCATTTTTATAGAACAATATGAATAA
- a CDS encoding response regulator, with product MIKKLLIVDDSPIARKMLKSCLPKDQGFEFYEACDGKDGVEKYLNLRPDITFMDLTMPVMTGYEAIEEIMKHDKNALIIVVTADVQMKAITTVLDLGAYMVLRKPLKKEDLLAAIMKAQDTLQKVQ from the coding sequence ATGATAAAGAAATTATTGATTGTTGATGATTCACCGATAGCAAGGAAGATGCTGAAAAGCTGTCTGCCGAAGGACCAGGGGTTTGAGTTTTATGAGGCCTGTGACGGCAAGGACGGCGTGGAAAAATATTTAAACCTCCGCCCTGACATAACATTCATGGATTTGACCATGCCCGTTATGACCGGGTATGAAGCCATCGAAGAGATTATGAAACATGATAAGAATGCCTTAATTATCGTTGTTACCGCTGACGTGCAGATGAAGGCGATAACCACGGTGCTGGATTTGGGCGCGTATATGGTTTTGAGAAAACCTCTGAAGAAAGAAGACCTGCTGGCCGCAATAATGAAGGCGCAGGATACATTGCAAAAGGTCCAATAA
- the rlmN gene encoding 23S rRNA (adenine(2503)-C(2))-methyltransferase RlmN: MKKNFKQLSQKEISLFIHQLRQKPFRAKQIIHWIYGKLASSFDEMTDLPKDLREGLNRTAFISNLHLLQKKVSSDGAQKFLFELEDGETIESVLIPNTIGDGKFTLCISSQAGCAMGCAFCTTGKLGFKRNLKAYEIVDQMISVERSLLIPSPQQKITNIVFMGMGEPLNNFNEVVEALWRITGLKGFSKRRITVSTAGIVPKIYELAEKAPDVNLAISLNATTDETRNKIMPVNKKYPLKELLKACKEFPIPPRRHITFEYVLIDGINDTNEDAARLVKLLKGIRSKVNLIPYNPPLQEKPQIFRQPSENRILEFQKILHNAKITVLIRKSMGADISAACGQLKAMYSIKQGA, translated from the coding sequence ATGAAAAAAAACTTTAAGCAATTATCACAAAAAGAAATATCCCTGTTTATTCACCAGCTACGCCAAAAACCCTTCAGGGCAAAACAGATCATTCACTGGATATACGGGAAGCTTGCAAGTTCCTTTGATGAAATGACTGACCTCCCAAAAGACCTTCGTGAGGGGCTTAACAGAACAGCGTTCATAAGCAATCTTCATCTCCTGCAAAAAAAGGTTTCAAGCGACGGCGCGCAGAAATTCCTGTTTGAGCTTGAAGACGGCGAGACAATTGAGAGCGTGCTGATCCCTAACACTATCGGGGACGGGAAATTCACACTGTGCATTTCTTCGCAGGCAGGCTGCGCTATGGGATGCGCATTTTGCACGACCGGGAAACTGGGATTTAAAAGAAATCTCAAGGCATACGAAATTGTTGATCAGATGATATCGGTAGAAAGAAGTTTATTAATCCCCTCTCCCCAACAAAAAATTACCAACATCGTCTTTATGGGAATGGGGGAGCCGTTGAATAATTTCAACGAAGTCGTCGAGGCGCTCTGGAGAATTACCGGTCTTAAGGGTTTTTCAAAAAGAAGGATCACCGTCTCCACAGCAGGCATCGTACCTAAAATTTATGAACTCGCGGAGAAAGCCCCTGACGTAAATCTCGCCATATCATTAAATGCTACAACCGATGAGACAAGAAATAAAATTATGCCCGTCAATAAAAAATATCCGTTAAAAGAGCTCCTGAAAGCCTGCAAGGAATTTCCCATTCCTCCCCGCAGGCACATAACATTTGAATATGTCCTGATAGACGGGATCAACGATACAAATGAAGACGCCGCAAGACTCGTAAAGTTATTAAAAGGTATCCGGTCGAAAGTAAATTTAATACCGTACAACCCGCCTCTTCAGGAAAAGCCTCAGATATTCAGACAGCCCTCTGAAAACAGGATACTTGAATTTCAGAAAATTCTGCATAACGCAAAAATCACCGTGTTAATCAGAAAAAGTATGGGTGCTGACATCTCAGCGG